Sequence from the Notolabrus celidotus isolate fNotCel1 chromosome 14, fNotCel1.pri, whole genome shotgun sequence genome:
GCTATATTTAGATGTGATTATCTCTGGCTACACAGTTTATTGACATTTCTCAGGTCTTTGCAGAGGTAGAAGCAGCAGGAGCGTGTGATGAAAGAAGACTTTGGAAACCTTGGTGCATTCCTGAGTGTTTGAGATCTTCACGATGAATacagctttaaaataattaaatatatccTTCTTTTCCGTGCATAGTGCTCGATATTGACCTCAAAACATCTTATGTAGCCCGCCTGTGTGACAGGCTGACGTCGGGTGCATAAGTCCAAGTCAGTTTGCATCATCCGTACCTGTTCATACTTCTGTTCATGTGCAATTCAACGACTTTGATCAGAAAATAACCTGACCCAACCTCCTGTGTCATATTAAATCCCCCTCTCTATATATCCACCTCCGTTAAtcccctctcttcatccctgTTGTGAAGATTAGCTTTGCAGGAAGCACAGAAGTCTGCGTGTTATTTATTCGAAGTGACCAGCTGTTGTTGTCGGTGCTCAtatctagtgtgtgtgtgtgtgtgtgtgtgtgtgtgtgtgtgtgtgtgtgtgtgtgtgtgtgtgtgtgtgttgcgaGGACACAGAGATTATGTTCCTATTTGTTGACATCTGACAAGTCGAGGTGTTTTATTCAATCTCATCAGAGTTGTGATTGAGATTAAGTTGCAGGATTTTCCCTCCTGAGCGTAAATCGTCTCCATAGGAGGAAAATCCTGAAGCTCCTTCTTCTCACAGAGGTGGGATTTCCTGCTGAGTCTCCCCTTATTGCCTCTCTCTCCGTGTACGTGTTGTTTTAAAGTCAGACCACATgtaaaagtctgttttattctgttcttgttgttttgtataaATAGAGATTGGGATGGACTTAAGAatgacacacccacacacacacacacacacacacacacacacacacacacacacacacacacacacacacacacacacacacacacacacatgcattgtgCATTGTTTCATTGTGTTGCCTGTTTTTGGCAGGAGCAGGCCTGAAGGGAAGATTTTGGAGACAGTTGGAGTGTTTGAGGCGGTGAAGCAGCACGGCAAATATGAAACAggacaggtgagacacacacacacacacacattcaatccCCCAAATTGTCGTCTTGTTGAGAAGCTGCTTGATGTAGTAAGTTGGTTGATTGTTGTACTTTAAAGTACATGTTTCCATTccttaaacaggaaacacatttttatgaacCTGAACTCATTCAACATTAAACAAATCTGTGACTTCATGCACGGAGGGATGAACGTGGAAggcaatttttttattttgcaatacattttttgtattgttttcaaAGAAATGcgacacattaaaaaataagctGTATGAAATAGGCCGAGGCATATcataaagcaaaacaaagcaaaataaatatgtCGACACCCCCAAAATAGATCTTCGTGATAACAGGGTTTGTGtattgtaataaaataaatgaatagtgATTGATAACgataataattgtaataattataatgatgttataaaatataaatgataatattaatataaatcataaaataaataaataaataaatattaagggTGATActaaaataatagaaacaaCAATAGGGAAAGGTTAAAAATGTTATGATAATGATCAGTTATGTCATCAAATTACACATAAAAAGGcagttttttattatcatgCACCTAATATTTAAACATGATAAACTATCACCTCAAAttcagcacattttattttttaaacatatttaaattaaaagttaAGTCTCTAACCTTGATTTGTAAATGTTtaacattattgtttttttttttttttttactaatttaTTAGATTTTCAGCAtgaccacatttttttttacagcaattGCACTTGTAAGTTGTTAtggggattaaaaaaaaaattgcattcaGTATAACAAAATtagcaaagagaaaaaaactgcCTCCcctttatcaaaaaaaaaacatgtaaaaaaacatCCCAACAccaggaaacaaaaacacacacaagaaagtCAGTGGGGAAAAACCGTACTCAAAACATGCCTCGTACATTGGCAGGAGTGGAACAGCCCACATATTCATACATAATTATCTAATATTGAATTTAAGACActattttaatgcattttaacatatttttctgACACCCCTGTGTTTTAGTTTACCTTTAATTTGACTGAACTTTGAGTCAGAATATCTCCTCTGTTCATTGATTTTAATAACGTTCTGTCCTCTGGTTAACACACCGCTCTGTTGTCTCTGTTTGGTTGCCCTCTGTGATCTCTGGAGTGTAAATAAAGGTCGGATGTTTCAAATTACAAAAGCCTCCTGAATGCGAGTTTAAAAGTTAAAGTGAACTTGTCTTCAGACGACATTatccttctcctcacctacaaagctcttcataacctggcccccacttacctccacgacctccttcatgaatacactccctcccgctccctccgctcaacgtctgctggactattaacaattccaccatcacgcctcattactatgggtgcccgagccttcagctgctcagcacccagactctggaactccctcccctcacacataagacagtcggactccataacatcattcaaatcccaactcaaaactccataacatcattcaaatcccaactcaaaactcacctgttcaaactggcttactccctctaaactggactctctgcacctcactaatttttagtttttatttattacttttgtttgtttgttttttatgatgttttaatgatgtatgcttttatgatctgtaaggtgaccttgggtgatctgaaaggcgcccaaaataaaatgtattattattattattattattattattattattattattattattattattattattattattattatctgttctgtttttcatcTTAAATCAGCcctcagtgttttattaaaCATCTGATCCAGTTGAGTTATAATCTAACGCTCGATGTcgttctctcctcagctgttccTCCACAGTGTGTTCGGCTACAGAGGCATCGTCTTGTTCCCCTGGCACGCACGACTCTACGACAGAGACATCACCCCGCCCATGTCTGACAGGTAAGTGTCCACATCTACCTCCAGGCTGCTCTCATCTTAATGATGTGTCGGTGAAACTCTTAtcctttactttctttcttcttgcAGCAAACCGGAGCCGCCTGGAGCTCACGGCTCCAAGGAGGTGAAGGGGAAGACCCATACCTACTACCAGGTCCTGATCGACACCAGGGACTGCCCCCACATAGTGAGTCCCCTTATCTTCCAGGTTAAGCTTTATTGGCATGTTTAGAAGGATTTCAGAGAGGTGAATACAATCAGAGGTGGTTTGTATTAAACATAGAAAATGACAGATCATTTTTGTGTCTGAAAACCGGATCAGTTTACGATCATTTAACTGACTTCTGCAGGTTGTTACGCCAAAGTAATGATCTCGGCAGGATCAACTAGCTTAAATATTAAAACTCCCATCACCAAACTGAAGTAAGATGCACAAAggagtcttttattttgaaacaggcATCAAAAGCAAGTCTGGATACCCCTAACATAGTAACCGCTCTGACTTCTCCGAGTAGACAGataacagactgctgcttaggactgttgaccaatcagaatcaagcatttaaaaTGCCTAATAACATTCATGACAGGATGAAATAAAACCATGTTGTTTGTGTTCGACAGTCTCAGAGGTCTCAGACTGAGGCAGTGACGTTTTTGGCCAACCACGATGACAGCAGAGCTCTGTACGCCATCCCAGGTAcgccgctcacacacacacacacacacacacacacacacacacacacacacacacacacacacacacacacacacacacacacacacacacacacacacacacacacacagacacacaatgctactttttttaaatctcattccTGTGTGATATTGTTTAACCATTGCTGCCCTGATACATGGGTGTATGAAAGTCACATTGCAGTGTCGAGCAAATCACCTGAAAAGAGTCGATAAAGGAAACTTGTTTTGGAAAAAAGTGAGCACCGTGCACGAAAACTGAGTGTCACCTTCTTGTAATGAAGCTCACGAAACAGCTCAGTCTGTAGTCTGTTGAAGCCTCGAGACAGCTGTTCAGTTaccccctgctgctgctggagcatGCAGGGTTAGCTTTGGGTGGCATTCCTcattcatgtgtctgtgtctctcgtTCAGGTCTGGACTACGTGAGCCATGAAGACATCCTGCCCTATAACTCTGCAGAGCAGGCCCCCATCCAGCACGAGCTGTTTGAGCGCTTCCTCATGTACAACCCTGCCAAATGTAACCGCTCTTCTATATCCTCCACATCTAAAGCTTTCAGCATGATTCTGCACACAAAGATGctcagtgtgtgttgttttcaaCACACTAGAagatttatatttgtttgtatccctctctgcagctccccCATTCACAGCCAGAGACACCCTGAAGGCGTGGCAGGAGAAGAACCACCCCTGGCTGGAGCTGTCGGACGTCCACAGGGAAACCACGGAGAACATCCGTGTCACTGTCATCCCCTTCTACATGGGCATGAGGGTAGGCGGACTCTACGACCTTTAGTCTGTCTGGTTGATCCTTTTAGTTAACTTAAATACTGACTGAAGTTATTTCTCTTTCTCAGGAGGCTCAGAACTCTCATGTCTACTGGGTGAGTAGaagagtttttgttttctgcagggAGCATCATCAGTGTCAGTGAACTTTCTTCAgtgacatgttgttgtttgtgcgTTGTTGTTCTGCAGTGGAGGTATTGTATCCGTCTGGAGAACATGGGCAACGAGGTGGTGCAGCTCCGAGAGAGACACTGGAGGATCTTCAGCCTGTCAGGAACTCTGGAGACAGTCAGAGGGCGAGGAGTCGTAGGACGGGTGAGTGTACATtttggcaacaaaaaaaaatgtaaaaatgtactgAATAAGTATCttaatacataaatgaatataTTGTGTAACTCTGTCATGTtaaactgtgttgttgttttctgtgacaGGAGCCGGTGTTGTCCAAAGAGCAGCCCGCCTTCCAGTACAGCAGTCACGTGTCTCTACAAGCCCCCAGTGGTCACATGTGGTGAGTCCCTGATACAGTTTCTATAAATGAGCTTCATGACATATTATGGGATTACCTGTGCACATAATGATACTGATGGGTCTGTCACTTATTTACTTATTGCACTACTGTATCTTTAGTTTTCGGGGACTACATGTAAACCTTTGTTTTTAGGGGGCCTTTTATTTGGTGTCTATTTTAGACTTCTTGTTTTGTACCTTATTTATagaatttatttttctcaggagACATTTCACAGTgtacttctttaattttgacTTTAAGAGACTTAATTTTAtaccatttttattattttttataaggcagatgttttgtttgtacccatttcatttattgtgttttaggGTGGCATTTCATATTGTACCTATGTTATCCTTGGATTTTAAGGGGGAAGTTTTCTTTCCCAACTtgtgtctattttatttttaaaaggggTTATTTCATGCTTTACATATTAcaatttttgaatatttttactTAGGGTTTTCTTCCATATTTTATCtatcttatatttttatttacacagaggattcttttttgtttacagGGCCATCTCATAGTATATctattttattctttgtttATTGGGACAAAATTTAGTACAAGACtgagtttttttaatctttgtggTTTATGGAGACGTCTCATATTGAGT
This genomic interval carries:
- the poldip2 gene encoding polymerase delta-interacting protein 2 isoform X1, giving the protein MAACALRRGFLSTVSKYSKKHTHRILSVVDSSSGFEVFRPRLPCRACGVSGGVQQRRFMSSRSRPEGKILETVGVFEAVKQHGKYETGQLFLHSVFGYRGIVLFPWHARLYDRDITPPMSDSKPEPPGAHGSKEVKGKTHTYYQVLIDTRDCPHISQRSQTEAVTFLANHDDSRALYAIPGLDYVSHEDILPYNSAEQAPIQHELFERFLMYNPAKSPPFTARDTLKAWQEKNHPWLELSDVHRETTENIRVTVIPFYMGMREAQNSHVYWWRYCIRLENMGNEVVQLRERHWRIFSLSGTLETVRGRGVVGREPVLSKEQPAFQYSSHVSLQAPSGHMWGTFRIERTDGSHFDVRIPPFSLESNKDDKAPPAGYTF
- the poldip2 gene encoding polymerase delta-interacting protein 2 isoform X2, yielding MAACALRRGFLSTVSKYSKKHTHRILSVVDSSSGFEVFRPRLPCRACGVSGGVQQRRFMSSRPEGKILETVGVFEAVKQHGKYETGQLFLHSVFGYRGIVLFPWHARLYDRDITPPMSDSKPEPPGAHGSKEVKGKTHTYYQVLIDTRDCPHISQRSQTEAVTFLANHDDSRALYAIPGLDYVSHEDILPYNSAEQAPIQHELFERFLMYNPAKSPPFTARDTLKAWQEKNHPWLELSDVHRETTENIRVTVIPFYMGMREAQNSHVYWWRYCIRLENMGNEVVQLRERHWRIFSLSGTLETVRGRGVVGREPVLSKEQPAFQYSSHVSLQAPSGHMWGTFRIERTDGSHFDVRIPPFSLESNKDDKAPPAGYTF